In the genome of Candidatus Schekmanbacteria bacterium, the window GACCACTTTGCTCTCTATTATGGGGCTTATTTTGACTCCAACTGAAGGGAAATTGTTTTTTGAGGAAAAAGAGATAGTAAAGTTGTCTGACAGAAGAAGAGCGAAATTAAGACGAAAGAATTACGGATTTGTTTTCCAGCAAGCAGAATTAATTCCTTCATTGACTCTATTGGAGAATGTCTTGATTGCAAATGGAATCAATGGCACTCCCATTAAAAAGGAAACAAGGGAAAGAGCAAAGGAGCTTTTGATAAATTTTGGCTTGGAGGAGTATATCAATTCACCTGCTGCAAAGATTTCATCAGGCCAAAAACAAAGAGTAGCCATTGCCCGTGCATTGATTAATTCTCCCAAACTTCTGCTTTGTGACGAGCCCACATCTGCCCTCGATAGTGAAAGCAGTAAAGTAGTCCTCGAGACTTTGAAGAAGCTTTCTCGCGACAAGGAAAGGGGAGTAGTCTTAATAACTCATGACCCGAGAGTATTTCCTTATGGGGACAGATTGATAAAGATGGTAGATGGAAAAATAGATTATGATTCTAAATCAGAAAATGAAAGAGAGGTAGCTGTTTATGAGAAAAGTATTT includes:
- a CDS encoding ABC transporter ATP-binding protein; translated protein: MSFGKENFNEAVIKLRKISRDFSDGRIVRRVLDDINLDIFKGELTIIAGPSGSGKTTLLSIMGLILTPTEGKLFFEEKEIVKLSDRRRAKLRRKNYGFVFQQAELIPSLTLLENVLIANGINGTPIKKETRERAKELLINFGLEEYINSPAAKISSGQKQRVAIARALINSPKLLLCDEPTSALDSESSKVVLETLKKLSRDKERGVVLITHDPRVFPYGDRLIKMVDGKIDYDSKSENEREVAVYEKSI